The following coding sequences lie in one Polynucleobacter necessarius genomic window:
- the purF gene encoding amidophosphoribosyltransferase — MCGVVGTVSHSPVNQLLYDALLLLQHRGQDAAGIATMNGNSFTMHKANGLVRDVFRTRNMRSLLGNAGIGQARYPTAGSASSEEEAQPFYVSAPYGIILAHNGNLTNAPSLRVEMAYRDRRHINTSSDTEVLLNVLADELQKETNSAALDEGAMFNAVTGVASRVKGSYAVVSLIAGYGLLAFRDPFGIRPLCIGRIDTPQGPEWMVASESVALEGLGFTFVRDVNPGEAIYIDLDGNFYARQCVPNAVLTPCIFEYVYMARPDSTIDGVTVYNVRMRMGDYLAEKIRKETNVDEIDVVMPIPDSSRPAAMQVAKNLGVDYREGFFKNRYIGRTFIMPGQAVRKKSVRQKLNAMRIEFKDKTVLIVDDSIVRGTTSFEIVQMARESGAKKVIFASAAPPVRFPNVYGIDMPTRSELVAYGRTDEEINKMIGADQLIYQSVEDMKQAVRDINPNIQNFEASCFDGNYITGDINESYLDALEAQRNSSAAKAGRQRQRDSSDFARSQLHLHLATED, encoded by the coding sequence ATGTGCGGCGTCGTCGGAACCGTTTCCCACTCCCCAGTAAATCAACTTCTCTATGATGCTTTGTTGCTCTTGCAACATCGCGGTCAGGATGCAGCTGGTATTGCAACAATGAATGGTAATTCGTTCACCATGCATAAAGCCAATGGCCTGGTGCGGGATGTATTTAGAACGCGCAATATGCGTAGTCTTCTTGGTAATGCTGGCATTGGTCAGGCACGTTACCCAACAGCGGGTTCAGCAAGTAGCGAAGAAGAAGCGCAACCGTTTTATGTCAGCGCCCCTTACGGAATTATTTTGGCGCACAACGGTAATCTGACAAATGCACCTAGCCTGCGTGTCGAAATGGCTTATCGAGATCGCCGTCATATCAACACCAGCTCAGATACAGAGGTTTTGTTAAACGTCTTGGCTGATGAGTTGCAAAAAGAAACTAATAGCGCTGCTTTGGATGAGGGCGCCATGTTTAATGCAGTGACTGGTGTTGCTAGCCGTGTTAAAGGCTCTTACGCAGTTGTTTCCTTGATCGCTGGTTATGGCTTGCTAGCTTTCCGTGATCCATTTGGTATACGTCCTCTATGTATTGGGCGGATTGATACACCACAGGGCCCAGAATGGATGGTGGCCTCAGAGTCGGTGGCTCTAGAAGGTCTCGGCTTTACTTTTGTGCGGGATGTGAATCCTGGCGAAGCAATTTACATTGATTTAGATGGCAATTTTTATGCCCGTCAGTGTGTGCCTAATGCAGTATTAACTCCCTGTATTTTTGAGTACGTTTATATGGCAAGGCCTGACTCCACGATTGATGGCGTGACTGTCTATAACGTCCGTATGCGTATGGGTGACTACTTGGCTGAGAAGATTCGCAAAGAAACCAATGTCGATGAAATCGATGTAGTGATGCCGATCCCAGATTCAAGCCGTCCTGCTGCTATGCAAGTAGCTAAAAATTTAGGCGTTGATTATCGCGAAGGCTTCTTTAAGAACCGCTACATTGGTCGTACCTTCATCATGCCTGGCCAAGCGGTGCGTAAAAAATCTGTACGCCAGAAACTCAATGCAATGCGTATTGAATTTAAAGACAAGACCGTTTTGATTGTGGACGACTCTATCGTTCGCGGTACGACTTCATTTGAGATCGTGCAAATGGCTCGGGAGTCTGGTGCAAAGAAAGTGATCTTTGCCTCTGCAGCGCCACCGGTACGTTTTCCAAATGTGTACGGAATTGATATGCCAACTCGTAGCGAATTGGTTGCTTATGGCCGTACTGATGAAGAGATCAATAAGATGATTGGTGCTGATCAATTGATCTATCAAAGCGTTGAAGATATGAAGCAAGCGGTGAGGGATATTAATCCCAATATCCAAAACTTCGAGGCCTCCTGCTTTGATGGCAATTACATCACTGGCGATATCAACGAGTCCTATTTAGATGCTTTGGAAGCGCAAAGAAACTCTTCTGCAGCAAAGGCGGGTCGTCAGCGTCAGCGTGATTCCAGTGACTTTGCACGCTCTCAGCTCCATTTGCATTTGGCGACCGAAGACTAA
- a CDS encoding SPOR domain-containing protein → MIRLPSFFKRKTQADDLELGSVGARRTTKKLAPRSYQRAIEAEELALTEDPEQQRARHRLIGATVLVLIAVVGLPRILDSKPKPAPNDIAVNIVTSLPMPGNVAKPESKPEDKPKVETPVEAPKVVVPAPEVKAEVKPEPKVDAKTTTPAPSKAPALGLAAGEEVVAAASTKTKTDAKPRAEDASPKVDAKPAAGSGKIVVQIGAFESEANVKALVAKLKAQKIPSFVLNKTGADNGKIYLVRAGPYPDKEAAEAAEKKIKAMGLTPRIVETGKQ, encoded by the coding sequence ATGATTCGTTTACCGAGCTTTTTTAAGCGAAAAACACAGGCTGATGACCTTGAATTAGGTTCAGTCGGGGCGCGCCGCACCACCAAAAAGTTAGCTCCCCGTAGTTATCAGCGCGCAATTGAGGCTGAAGAGCTTGCTTTAACAGAAGATCCAGAACAACAAAGAGCACGCCATCGTTTGATTGGCGCCACCGTATTGGTGCTGATTGCTGTAGTGGGTTTGCCCCGCATTTTGGATAGTAAGCCAAAACCAGCCCCCAATGACATTGCCGTCAATATTGTTACCAGCTTGCCTATGCCGGGTAACGTAGCCAAGCCTGAAAGCAAACCAGAAGACAAACCAAAAGTAGAAACCCCCGTAGAGGCTCCTAAAGTTGTCGTTCCCGCGCCTGAAGTTAAAGCAGAAGTTAAGCCAGAACCCAAGGTAGATGCTAAAACTACAACCCCAGCTCCAAGCAAAGCACCTGCTTTAGGTCTTGCCGCTGGAGAAGAGGTTGTGGCTGCCGCCAGTACAAAAACCAAAACCGATGCAAAACCAAGGGCAGAAGATGCAAGTCCAAAGGTAGACGCTAAACCCGCCGCTGGTAGCGGGAAGATTGTAGTTCAGATTGGCGCTTTTGAATCCGAGGCTAACGTAAAAGCTTTAGTTGCAAAGCTTAAGGCGCAAAAGATTCCTAGCTTTGTCTTGAATAAAACCGGTGCCGATAATGGCAAGATTTATTTAGTACGTGCCGGTCCATACCCAGACAAAGAAGCTGCAGAAGCAGCTGAAAAGAAAATCAAGGCGATGGGTTTGACGCCAAGAATCGTCGAAACTGGTAAGCAGTAA
- the accD gene encoding acetyl-CoA carboxylase, carboxyltransferase subunit beta, whose product MSWIDKLLPPQIQHTDPANRKSVPEGLWVKCPSCETVLYSTDIEANLSVCPKCSHHMCIGARQRLDNLLDAKGRYEIGADIYPTDPLKFKDSKKYPDRIKEANDASGESEALIVMGGKIETILVVVACFEFQYMGGSMGSVVGERFARGVQEAIDKKCAFICVTATGGARMQESLLSLFQMAKTNSMLTLLSKKGLPYISVLTDPTMGGISASFAFMGDVVMAEPKALIGFAGPRVIEQTVREKLPEGFQRSEFLMQKGGIDMIVDRRQMRGEIARLLALLQKLPEPAIAGSAAV is encoded by the coding sequence ATGAGCTGGATAGATAAATTACTCCCCCCCCAAATTCAACATACTGATCCTGCGAATCGTAAATCAGTCCCTGAGGGATTGTGGGTAAAGTGCCCCAGTTGCGAGACAGTACTCTACAGCACCGACATTGAAGCAAACCTTTCTGTTTGTCCAAAATGTAGTCACCATATGTGTATTGGAGCGCGCCAGCGTTTAGACAATTTGCTCGATGCAAAAGGTCGTTATGAAATCGGTGCCGATATTTACCCAACCGATCCCTTGAAGTTCAAGGATTCAAAAAAATATCCTGATCGCATTAAAGAGGCCAACGATGCTTCTGGAGAGTCTGAAGCACTCATTGTGATGGGTGGAAAAATTGAAACCATTCTAGTAGTTGTCGCTTGTTTTGAATTTCAATACATGGGCGGCTCGATGGGTTCGGTTGTCGGTGAGCGTTTTGCTCGCGGTGTTCAAGAAGCAATTGATAAAAAATGCGCATTCATTTGCGTGACTGCTACGGGCGGTGCTCGCATGCAAGAGAGTTTGCTGTCCCTGTTCCAGATGGCCAAGACCAATTCGATGTTGACCCTCTTATCAAAAAAGGGCTTGCCTTATATCAGCGTGCTTACTGATCCAACCATGGGTGGTATTTCAGCAAGCTTTGCATTTATGGGTGATGTAGTGATGGCTGAGCCAAAAGCCTTAATTGGTTTTGCTGGTCCACGCGTGATTGAGCAAACTGTTCGTGAAAAATTGCCAGAAGGCTTTCAGCGTTCCGAGTTCCTAATGCAAAAGGGTGGTATCGACATGATCGTTGATCGTCGTCAGATGCGTGGTGAAATAGCCCGCTTACTAGCTTTGTTGCAAAAACTGCCAGAGCCTGCGATAGCGGGTAGCGCAGCCGTTTAA
- the folC gene encoding bifunctional tetrahydrofolate synthase/dihydrofolate synthase has translation MLFSSLEAWLSHLETAHPVGIDMGLERINRVKAALDLHFDCPVITVAGTNGKGSTCAYLESILLASGYRVGCHTSPHLLTFNERARLNGEEVRDNILLEHFAAVEKTRVSLVDAPTLTYFEFTTLAIMHLFVKANLDAVILEVGMGGRLDAVNIIDADCAIVTSIDIDHADFLGGTREAIGLEKAGIFRPGHIAVCGDPVPPQSLIDYAEKLGCDLWLQGRDYNFQGDKQQWGWAGRGKRFSGLGYPALRGANQILNASAVIAALMALHQRLPVSAQDIRNGFALVELPGRFQVLPGQPTMVLDVAHNPHAAATLAQGLDKMGYHPYTYAIFGAMADKDIEGVIKPLLSVVDFWFCTDLPTARAATAKLLAQKLESLGVKQKNGADGGIEIFENPAAAYQKALSQAGEGDRIVTFGSFYTVASVMAYRNNQAH, from the coding sequence ATCTTATTTTCTAGCCTAGAGGCTTGGCTTAGCCACCTTGAAACTGCTCACCCTGTGGGCATTGATATGGGCTTAGAGCGTATCAATCGCGTTAAGGCTGCTTTAGACCTTCATTTTGATTGCCCGGTAATCACTGTTGCCGGCACCAATGGTAAAGGCTCTACCTGCGCTTATTTAGAGAGTATTCTGCTCGCTTCAGGCTATCGCGTTGGTTGTCATACTTCGCCACACTTATTGACATTTAATGAGCGTGCGCGCCTTAATGGTGAAGAGGTTAGAGACAATATTTTGCTAGAGCACTTTGCTGCTGTAGAAAAAACACGCGTCAGTTTGGTGGACGCTCCCACGCTCACCTATTTCGAGTTCACCACCTTAGCGATCATGCATTTATTTGTTAAAGCCAACTTAGATGCAGTGATATTAGAGGTCGGTATGGGCGGTCGTTTAGATGCTGTCAATATTATTGATGCAGATTGCGCCATCGTAACTAGTATAGATATTGATCATGCAGATTTTTTAGGCGGTACCCGTGAAGCCATTGGCCTGGAGAAAGCGGGAATCTTTCGACCCGGTCACATTGCAGTTTGTGGAGATCCAGTGCCGCCACAATCCTTAATTGATTACGCTGAAAAGCTGGGATGCGATCTTTGGTTGCAGGGTCGAGACTACAACTTTCAAGGTGATAAACAGCAGTGGGGTTGGGCTGGCCGTGGTAAACGCTTTAGTGGTCTTGGTTACCCAGCACTTCGGGGAGCCAATCAGATTCTGAATGCATCAGCAGTAATTGCTGCTCTGATGGCGCTGCATCAACGACTGCCGGTGAGTGCCCAAGACATTCGCAACGGCTTTGCGTTGGTAGAGTTACCCGGACGCTTTCAGGTGTTACCAGGACAGCCAACAATGGTGTTAGATGTAGCCCATAATCCCCATGCCGCAGCCACCTTGGCCCAAGGCTTGGACAAAATGGGCTACCACCCTTATACGTATGCGATTTTTGGGGCGATGGCTGACAAGGATATTGAGGGCGTGATTAAACCCCTCCTGAGCGTAGTTGATTTTTGGTTCTGCACTGATCTGCCGACCGCCAGGGCAGCCACCGCAAAGCTATTGGCTCAAAAGCTCGAATCTTTGGGCGTGAAGCAAAAAAATGGGGCGGATGGTGGCATTGAAATCTTCGAAAATCCTGCTGCAGCGTATCAAAAAGCGCTATCTCAGGCAGGTGAGGGTGATAGAATTGTCACCTTCGGATCCTTCTATACCGTTGCCAGCGTAATGGCTTATCGAAACAACCAGGCGCATTGA
- a CDS encoding CvpA family protein yields MTLIICGLFGGVVQKIILSAGLSLTDRFLGLVFGLARGALIVVVLATLAALTPIPQSMAWKNAITRPAIDMATGFIKGWLPADWAKQLSDAMPKVTPTITPQLTIGI; encoded by the coding sequence TTGACGCTCATCATCTGTGGATTGTTTGGTGGAGTAGTGCAAAAAATTATTTTGTCTGCAGGGCTAAGTCTTACAGATCGCTTCTTAGGTTTAGTGTTTGGTTTGGCGCGGGGCGCTTTGATTGTGGTCGTGCTTGCTACATTGGCAGCACTAACCCCAATTCCTCAAAGTATGGCCTGGAAGAATGCAATCACCAGACCTGCTATTGATATGGCTACTGGATTCATTAAGGGTTGGCTGCCTGCTGACTGGGCTAAACAATTGAGTGATGCAATGCCTAAAGTAACACCTACCATTACTCCTCAATTAACAATAGGAATCTAG
- the trpB gene encoding tryptophan synthase subunit beta: MYDKPDARGHFGPYGGVFVSETLMYALEELKEAYAKYQHDPEFIEEFHYELKHFVGRPSPVYHAKRWSEMLGGAQIYLKREDLNHTGAHKINNVIGQAMLAKRMGKPRIIAETGAGQHGVATATICARFGLDCTVYQGSVDVARQAQNVFRMKLLGAKVVPVESGTKTLKDALNEAMRDWVTNVDNTFYIIGTVAGPHPYPMMVRDFQSVIGEECKVQMPEMTGRQPDFVLACVGGGSNAMGIFYPYIDLPVVKLVGVEAAGHGLGSGLHSAALCVGKPGVLHGNRTYLLQDENGQISETHSVSAGMDYPGVGPEHAWLKDSGRAEYVAITDEEALQAFHDCCRIEGIIPALESSHAIAYASKLAKTLPKDKTILVSLSGRGDKDMHTVAQATGSEG, encoded by the coding sequence ATGTACGACAAGCCAGATGCACGAGGACACTTTGGTCCATACGGTGGTGTGTTTGTTTCTGAGACATTGATGTACGCACTAGAGGAACTTAAAGAAGCCTATGCAAAATATCAACACGATCCAGAATTCATTGAAGAGTTTCATTACGAGCTCAAACACTTTGTAGGTAGACCATCTCCGGTCTATCACGCCAAGCGCTGGAGTGAGATGCTCGGTGGCGCGCAAATTTATCTCAAGCGTGAGGATCTGAATCACACTGGGGCGCACAAAATTAATAACGTCATTGGTCAAGCAATGCTTGCTAAGCGTATGGGTAAGCCTCGCATCATCGCTGAAACTGGAGCTGGACAGCATGGCGTTGCTACTGCAACCATTTGCGCCCGTTTCGGCTTGGACTGCACGGTCTATCAGGGCTCAGTTGACGTTGCTCGTCAAGCACAAAACGTATTTCGGATGAAGTTGCTGGGTGCCAAGGTAGTTCCAGTTGAATCTGGTACCAAAACACTAAAAGATGCTCTCAATGAAGCAATGCGCGATTGGGTGACCAATGTAGATAATACTTTCTACATCATTGGTACGGTTGCAGGACCACATCCTTATCCAATGATGGTACGCGATTTTCAAAGTGTGATTGGTGAAGAGTGTAAAGTGCAGATGCCAGAAATGACTGGTCGCCAACCAGACTTTGTTTTAGCTTGCGTTGGCGGCGGCTCAAATGCCATGGGCATTTTCTATCCCTATATTGATTTGCCTGTAGTGAAATTAGTCGGTGTAGAAGCAGCAGGCCACGGCTTAGGTAGTGGTTTGCATTCGGCTGCACTGTGCGTTGGTAAGCCTGGCGTATTGCATGGTAATCGCACGTACCTACTACAAGATGAGAATGGTCAGATTTCTGAAACCCATTCCGTCTCGGCTGGTATGGACTATCCAGGTGTTGGGCCTGAGCATGCTTGGTTAAAGGATTCTGGTCGCGCTGAGTATGTGGCCATTACAGACGAAGAAGCGCTGCAAGCATTCCATGATTGCTGCCGTATTGAAGGCATCATCCCCGCATTGGAGTCTTCGCACGCAATAGCTTATGCCAGCAAGCTGGCCAAGACTCTGCCTAAGGATAAGACTATCTTGGTAAGTCTTTCTGGCCGCGGCGATAAAGATATGCACACGGTTGCTCAAGCAACAGGATCCGAAGGCTAG
- a CDS encoding class I SAM-dependent methyltransferase, whose protein sequence is MADSINNQVHQDKPMGFSDATAFWNERFDKAEFIFGKEPNEYLVEKTTQYLKPGNQVLCIADGEGRNGVWLAKQGMQVVGFDASDIALTKANQFAKDNQVKVDYSFSDTDSYAWPAKTYDAVVGIFIQFADPAMRERIFQKTYETLKPGGLFILQGYTPKQLEYKTGGPSLIEHLYTEELIRDLACDFNILELCSYEKELSEGPRHTGMSALLGLVAQKPV, encoded by the coding sequence TTGGCGGACTCAATAAATAATCAAGTCCATCAAGACAAGCCCATGGGTTTTTCGGATGCTACTGCGTTTTGGAACGAGCGCTTTGATAAGGCAGAGTTTATCTTTGGCAAAGAGCCTAATGAATACCTCGTTGAAAAAACTACCCAATACTTAAAGCCAGGCAATCAAGTGCTCTGCATAGCTGATGGCGAGGGCCGCAATGGCGTTTGGTTGGCTAAACAGGGTATGCAAGTAGTCGGCTTTGATGCTTCTGATATTGCGCTGACAAAAGCAAATCAATTTGCAAAAGATAACCAGGTCAAAGTTGACTATTCATTTTCGGATACTGACAGTTACGCATGGCCTGCCAAAACTTATGATGCAGTAGTCGGTATTTTTATTCAGTTTGCTGACCCAGCAATGCGTGAGCGCATCTTTCAAAAGACTTATGAAACGCTCAAGCCTGGAGGTCTATTCATCCTTCAGGGTTACACGCCAAAGCAACTGGAGTACAAAACGGGCGGACCATCATTAATTGAGCATCTCTATACAGAGGAGCTCATACGCGATTTAGCATGCGACTTTAATATTTTGGAGCTTTGCTCTTACGAGAAAGAGCTTTCAGAAGGACCAAGACATACTGGTATGTCAGCTTTATTGGGCTTGGTAGCGCAAAAGCCAGTTTAA
- a CDS encoding phosphoribosylanthranilate isomerase — protein sequence MGLLTYSPGRTRVKICGLKTSADIDAAVAAGVDAVGFVFYPPSIRSVSPNIAAQLIARLPAGIDAVGLLVNATDEQFAAIRAAASITLWQFHGDETPQRCAQLAQGEPWMKAARVGAQFAFDDFSLQYRDANAFLLDALVEGYGGGGVPFDWQGIPQTWVSENAPRVVLSGGLNTHNVGEAIARLHPCAVDVSSGVESSRGVKDPALIAQFVQAVRAADANASSNNVL from the coding sequence ATGGGCCTACTTACCTATTCTCCGGGGCGCACCCGGGTCAAAATCTGCGGTTTAAAGACCTCTGCTGATATTGATGCAGCGGTTGCGGCCGGGGTTGATGCCGTCGGCTTTGTCTTTTATCCCCCCAGTATCAGGTCTGTGAGCCCCAATATCGCAGCTCAGCTGATTGCAAGGCTTCCAGCAGGCATAGATGCGGTTGGCTTGTTGGTAAACGCCACAGATGAGCAATTTGCTGCTATTCGGGCGGCCGCTTCCATTACTTTGTGGCAGTTTCATGGGGATGAGACTCCACAACGTTGCGCCCAATTAGCTCAAGGGGAGCCTTGGATGAAAGCTGCTCGTGTGGGTGCCCAGTTCGCCTTTGATGATTTTTCCCTACAATATAGGGACGCAAACGCCTTTTTGCTTGATGCCCTAGTTGAGGGCTATGGCGGGGGAGGCGTTCCTTTTGATTGGCAAGGAATTCCACAGACATGGGTAAGCGAAAACGCGCCTCGGGTCGTTTTGAGTGGTGGATTGAACACGCACAACGTGGGCGAGGCGATTGCTCGTCTGCACCCTTGCGCGGTTGACGTCTCTAGCGGCGTTGAAAGTAGCAGGGGCGTTAAAGATCCTGCGCTCATAGCTCAATTTGTTCAAGCGGTGCGTGCAGCCGATGCAAATGCATCATCCAATAATGTGCTGTAA
- a CDS encoding O-succinylhomoserine sulfhydrylase, giving the protein MKSKTTRKKPDFSKLALETLAVRAGTRRTAEYQEHSEAMFLTSSFCFDSAELAADGFAHADQGFIYSRFTNPTVSMFQDRLAALEGGEACIATASGMSAILTMAMAHLQAGDHVVCSRSVFGATIQLFTNILGRFGITTTYVDLADTKSWQAAVQPNTKLFYLETPSNPLTEIADIKAISKIAKKAGALFAVDNCFCTPALQKPLSLGADVVIHSATKYLDGQGRVVGGAIVGSNDFVMGKVFPYVRTAGPTLSAFNAWVFLKGLETLELRMKQQSQNALALAQWLEKQPGVERVYHPGLKSHPQHALAMRQQKEGGAILSFTLKGGKKAAFKLINQTKLCSITANLGDTRTTITHPATTTHCRVSPEVRKAAGISDGLVRIAVGLENINDLKADLVGGLNK; this is encoded by the coding sequence ATGAAGAGTAAAACCACACGCAAAAAGCCCGATTTTTCTAAGCTTGCGCTAGAGACCTTAGCGGTTCGCGCCGGCACTCGTCGTACCGCTGAATATCAAGAACATTCAGAGGCAATGTTTCTTACTTCCAGTTTTTGCTTTGATAGCGCAGAGTTAGCGGCCGATGGTTTTGCCCACGCTGACCAAGGCTTTATCTACTCTCGTTTTACCAATCCTACGGTAAGTATGTTCCAAGATCGCTTAGCTGCATTAGAGGGTGGCGAGGCATGTATTGCAACTGCATCTGGCATGTCTGCGATTCTTACGATGGCAATGGCTCATCTTCAAGCGGGCGATCATGTTGTTTGTTCGCGTTCTGTATTTGGCGCCACGATTCAGTTGTTTACGAACATTCTGGGCCGCTTTGGTATTACCACTACCTATGTCGACTTGGCTGATACCAAGTCATGGCAGGCCGCTGTTCAGCCTAATACCAAATTGTTCTATTTAGAAACCCCTTCTAATCCTTTAACTGAAATTGCTGATATCAAGGCAATTTCTAAAATTGCCAAGAAGGCGGGTGCCTTGTTTGCAGTAGACAACTGCTTTTGCACACCAGCGCTTCAAAAGCCGCTCTCATTAGGTGCGGATGTCGTGATTCACTCAGCCACAAAATATTTAGATGGCCAAGGTAGAGTGGTTGGCGGCGCTATTGTTGGTAGCAATGATTTTGTGATGGGCAAAGTATTTCCTTATGTGCGCACTGCAGGGCCAACACTATCGGCCTTTAATGCTTGGGTATTTTTAAAAGGCCTTGAGACTTTAGAGCTTCGCATGAAGCAGCAGAGTCAGAACGCACTTGCGCTAGCGCAATGGTTGGAAAAACAACCTGGCGTTGAGCGCGTTTACCATCCTGGTCTTAAATCGCATCCTCAACATGCCTTGGCAATGCGCCAGCAAAAAGAGGGTGGCGCGATTTTGTCTTTCACTTTGAAGGGTGGCAAGAAGGCTGCATTTAAGCTCATCAATCAAACCAAGCTTTGCTCTATCACAGCAAACTTGGGTGATACCCGTACGACGATTACGCATCCAGCGACGACCACGCACTGCCGTGTTAGCCCAGAAGTACGTAAAGCAGCCGGAATCTCTGATGGATTGGTGCGCATCGCTGTTGGTCTAGAAAACATCAACGACCTCAAGGCAGACCTCGTTGGCGGACTCAATAAATAA
- the truA gene encoding tRNA pseudouridine(38-40) synthase TruA: protein MRIALGLQYDGSPYAGWQVQHNQITVQGELEKALSSFIGEDNCKNHTVQTITAGRTDAGVHALGQVVHFDTPVEREEFSWVRGVNSFLPKSIVVNWAKIVPEDFSARFTAFERTYIYALHAGPCRSPMMNARAGYVVLPPNTWFDVEAMRAAAQYLIGEHDFTSFRSSECQSKTPIKTMYSIDIISDAPWLYFRICGNAFLHHMVRNLVGSFLLIGKGKRNPQWIGEVLAAKDRHLAAPTFMPDGLYLSKIAYPGQYAIPGPWLDNSWLPRALVAL from the coding sequence ATGCGTATAGCGCTCGGACTGCAATATGACGGTAGCCCATATGCCGGCTGGCAAGTCCAACATAATCAAATCACCGTTCAGGGAGAGTTGGAAAAGGCGCTTAGCTCATTTATTGGTGAAGATAATTGTAAAAATCATACAGTACAAACCATTACCGCCGGTAGAACAGACGCAGGCGTTCATGCCTTAGGACAGGTGGTGCATTTTGATACCCCGGTAGAACGTGAAGAGTTTTCATGGGTAAGGGGGGTTAATTCATTTCTACCTAAATCTATTGTGGTCAATTGGGCAAAAATAGTTCCTGAAGACTTTAGTGCTCGTTTCACTGCTTTTGAGCGCACCTATATCTACGCATTGCATGCAGGGCCCTGTCGTTCGCCCATGATGAATGCTCGCGCTGGTTACGTGGTATTACCCCCCAATACTTGGTTTGATGTGGAGGCCATGAGAGCAGCCGCGCAATACCTCATTGGCGAACACGATTTCACTTCCTTCAGATCTTCTGAGTGCCAAAGTAAAACGCCAATTAAAACGATGTATTCCATCGATATTATTTCGGATGCACCGTGGTTGTATTTTCGGATTTGCGGCAATGCATTTTTGCATCATATGGTTCGTAATTTAGTCGGCAGCTTTTTGCTGATCGGTAAAGGCAAAAGAAACCCACAATGGATAGGGGAGGTTTTGGCAGCTAAGGATCGCCACCTAGCAGCGCCGACCTTTATGCCAGATGGCCTGTATTTATCTAAAATTGCTTACCCAGGTCAATATGCGATCCCAGGGCCTTGGCTTGATAACTCCTGGCTGCCTAGAGCGTTGGTTGCCCTCTAA
- the trpA gene encoding tryptophan synthase subunit alpha, which translates to MSKITALFQELKAAGKKGLIPFITAGDPDPQLTVELMHALVRGGSSVIELGVPFSDPMADGPVIQRSSERALSQSVTLHACLEMVKEFRQKDSTTPVVLMGYANPVEQMGAERFATEAKAAGVDGVLVVDYPPEECVDFAARMRVAGIDPIFLLAPTSSHDRIKEAAKIASGYIYYVSMRGVTGASHLNTQDVASIIPKIREETDIPIAVGFGISDAASAKAVSASADAVVIGSRIIRLLEDAPPGQAVQSLETFIREIREALDS; encoded by the coding sequence ATGTCAAAAATTACCGCATTATTTCAAGAGCTCAAAGCCGCTGGCAAAAAAGGATTAATTCCTTTTATTACTGCTGGAGATCCAGATCCTCAATTGACTGTAGAGCTGATGCATGCATTAGTGCGTGGTGGTTCTAGCGTTATTGAATTAGGTGTACCGTTTTCCGATCCAATGGCTGATGGTCCAGTGATTCAACGCTCTTCTGAGCGTGCATTAAGTCAAAGCGTGACTTTGCATGCATGCTTGGAGATGGTTAAAGAGTTTCGTCAGAAGGATTCAACTACTCCAGTTGTGCTGATGGGTTATGCAAACCCTGTGGAGCAAATGGGCGCCGAACGTTTTGCAACAGAAGCTAAAGCAGCTGGTGTGGATGGTGTATTGGTAGTGGATTACCCACCAGAAGAATGTGTTGATTTTGCTGCACGGATGCGGGTTGCTGGAATTGATCCAATCTTTTTATTGGCACCGACTTCATCACATGATCGTATTAAAGAGGCCGCCAAAATAGCGTCTGGTTATATCTATTATGTGTCGATGCGCGGGGTGACTGGCGCCTCTCACCTAAATACCCAAGATGTCGCCAGCATTATTCCCAAAATTCGTGAAGAGACCGATATTCCGATCGCAGTGGGCTTTGGAATTAGCGATGCGGCCAGCGCAAAGGCGGTATCGGCTAGCGCCGACGCGGTGGTGATTGGTAGTCGCATTATTCGCCTTTTAGAGGACGCACCCCCAGGGCAGGCGGTACAATCACTAGAAACCTTCATTCGTGAGATTCGAGAAGCATTGGATAGCTAA